From the Maioricimonas rarisocia genome, one window contains:
- a CDS encoding molybdopterin-dependent oxidoreductase yields MSKSSGQTGAFVVTFEGAVRERRGWSLEDLLALPAEDLVQDISRLDSRRAGTAVKISALLDRMDLEPGATHLTLHSSSDGFTATVPIEAVRASGLLIIAFDGEPLPTRAGGPSRFFVPEAAACGSAELDACKNVKFVDRVEVVTGEA; encoded by the coding sequence GTGAGCAAATCTTCGGGCCAGACGGGTGCGTTTGTGGTGACGTTCGAGGGGGCCGTGCGGGAACGCCGTGGATGGTCGCTCGAAGATCTGCTGGCGCTGCCGGCTGAGGACCTCGTGCAGGACATCAGCCGACTGGATTCCCGCCGGGCTGGCACGGCGGTGAAGATTTCGGCGCTGCTGGATCGGATGGACCTCGAACCGGGGGCGACGCACCTGACGCTGCATTCGTCGTCCGACGGTTTCACGGCAACAGTCCCGATCGAGGCAGTCCGCGCGTCCGGCCTGCTGATCATCGCCTTCGACGGCGAGCCGCTGCCTACCAGAGCGGGCGGCCCCAGTCGGTTCTTCGTGCCTGAAGCGGCCGCCTGCGGCTCTGCCGAATTGGATGCCTGCAAGAACGTGAAGTTCGTCGACCGGGTGGAAGTGGTGACGGGCGAGGCGTGA
- a CDS encoding winged helix-turn-helix transcriptional regulator, translating to MTTGNGTHPDVHEIFEKCIGCKWTLHVLEQIHGGTHRPGQLERTAAGLTTKVLNERLVKLVRFGILEKTSWPEVPPRVEYHLTPFGRRFVEILDQVGRLQEEFGGRRGEMPARSTGE from the coding sequence ATGACGACAGGCAACGGCACGCATCCGGACGTGCACGAGATCTTCGAGAAGTGCATCGGCTGCAAGTGGACACTGCACGTCCTGGAGCAGATCCACGGCGGCACGCACCGCCCCGGCCAGCTGGAACGGACCGCCGCGGGCCTGACGACGAAAGTGCTGAACGAGCGGCTGGTGAAGCTGGTCCGATTCGGGATTCTCGAGAAGACGTCCTGGCCGGAAGTTCCGCCGCGTGTGGAGTACCACCTGACACCATTCGGCCGCCGGTTCGTGGAGATCCTGGACCAGGTGGGGCGGCTGCAGGAGGAGTTTGGCGGGCGTCGAGGGGAGATGCCCGCGCGAAGCACAGGCGAGTGA
- a CDS encoding thioredoxin family protein, translating into MSTTAVFYHAGCPVCVSAEETIARSLDPNQFAVESVHLGEDRSRVGEAEAAGVQSVPALVIDGNVFHINHGADLSALK; encoded by the coding sequence ATGTCCACGACGGCCGTATTCTATCATGCCGGATGCCCCGTCTGCGTCAGTGCCGAAGAGACCATCGCCCGCTCACTCGACCCGAACCAGTTCGCGGTCGAAAGCGTCCACCTCGGAGAGGACCGGTCCCGAGTCGGCGAAGCCGAAGCGGCAGGCGTGCAGTCGGTGCCGGCCCTGGTGATCGACGGCAACGTCTTTCACATCAATCATGGAGCCGATCTGTCGGCACTCAAATGA
- a CDS encoding MOSC domain-containing protein, whose protein sequence is MNCRITSIQVGLPQTHGDPGAIDPMQKAWFSGIFKKPVAGPVEVGRVNLAGDGQADLRVHGGPDKAILGYAAAHYPAWQQELGLDDFIAGAFGENLTIEGATEPEVCVGDIWSIGETVRVQVSQPRSPCYKLGRRWKMPELPKRVLATGRSGWYFRVLQTGVIEAGCAMTLQERLYPEWTIDRVNRARYGKGASGDDIATLADLPELATSWREAFQAKRVRI, encoded by the coding sequence ATGAACTGTCGGATTACCTCGATCCAGGTGGGCTTGCCGCAAACGCACGGCGATCCCGGTGCGATCGATCCGATGCAGAAGGCGTGGTTCTCGGGCATCTTCAAGAAGCCGGTCGCCGGGCCGGTCGAGGTCGGACGCGTCAACCTGGCCGGCGACGGTCAGGCGGATCTGCGGGTTCACGGCGGGCCGGACAAGGCGATCCTCGGCTATGCCGCGGCTCACTATCCCGCCTGGCAGCAGGAGCTGGGGCTCGACGACTTCATCGCAGGTGCCTTCGGGGAGAACCTGACGATCGAGGGAGCGACAGAACCGGAGGTCTGCGTCGGCGACATCTGGTCGATCGGCGAGACGGTGCGGGTGCAGGTTTCGCAGCCGCGCAGTCCCTGCTACAAGCTGGGCCGCCGGTGGAAGATGCCGGAGCTGCCCAAGCGGGTGCTGGCGACCGGGCGGAGCGGTTGGTACTTCCGCGTGCTGCAGACCGGCGTGATCGAAGCGGGCTGCGCGATGACGCTGCAGGAGCGGCTGTATCCGGAGTGGACGATCGATCGCGTCAACCGGGCCCGCTACGGCAAAGGGGCCTCCGGCGACGACATCGCGACGCTCGCCGACCTGCCGGAGCTGGCCACGTCGTGGCGGGAGGCGTTCCAGGCGAAACGTGTGCGGATCTGA
- a CDS encoding SDR family NAD(P)-dependent oxidoreductase gives MDLHLQSRTIVITGAASGIGRAVATAAADEGADLALLDQSPSIDQVASELAGQFPDQHIGAARVDVTDLPQLEQTRNRLLDDGRQIDHVVHCAAIGSGRFGMPFTNLAPADWNRVLEVNILGMVNVAHTFAPALQQQKQGSMQFLGSVAGQIGSPTDPPYSASKAAGINFAQCLARDLAPHGIRVNTICPGMVKTPLNRSVWQAWNERQEPSQQLSYDEWGQQKIRQLVPLGRWQTPEEVAATILFLLSPHAASITGQTINVDGGYVMHW, from the coding sequence ATGGATCTTCACCTGCAGAGCCGCACAATCGTCATCACCGGTGCCGCCAGCGGAATCGGCCGTGCCGTTGCCACGGCCGCCGCCGACGAAGGAGCCGACCTCGCCCTGCTCGATCAGTCCCCCTCGATCGACCAGGTCGCCAGCGAACTTGCCGGACAGTTTCCCGACCAGCACATCGGCGCCGCCCGCGTCGACGTCACCGACCTGCCGCAGCTCGAACAGACACGCAACCGGCTGCTCGACGACGGAAGGCAGATCGACCACGTCGTTCACTGTGCGGCGATCGGCTCCGGCAGGTTCGGCATGCCCTTCACCAACCTTGCCCCGGCTGACTGGAACCGCGTCCTCGAGGTGAACATCCTCGGGATGGTGAACGTCGCGCACACGTTCGCCCCGGCCCTGCAACAGCAGAAGCAGGGATCGATGCAGTTCCTCGGATCGGTCGCCGGCCAGATCGGCTCCCCCACCGATCCCCCCTACAGTGCCTCGAAGGCAGCCGGCATCAACTTCGCCCAGTGCCTGGCCAGGGATCTCGCCCCGCACGGCATCCGCGTGAACACGATCTGCCCCGGCATGGTGAAGACGCCGCTGAACCGCTCCGTCTGGCAGGCCTGGAACGAGCGGCAGGAACCGTCACAGCAGCTCTCTTACGACGAATGGGGGCAGCAGAAGATCCGCCAGCTGGTCCCCCTGGGGCGCTGGCAGACACCCGAAGAAGTGGCCGCGACGATCCTGTTCCTGCTCTCGCCACATGCCGCCAGCATCACCGGGCAGACAATCAACGTCGACGGCGGGTACGTGATGCATTGGTGA
- a CDS encoding serine/threonine-protein kinase, with protein sequence MTSRSESSKSSRWIWPFELQEQIGEGGMGQVYRARYVPRDIEVALKMLPEDVTDATALARFEREMEVLKTLKHPNIVRCFGGVCEDKQRFYAMELVPGGSLDDILKAKKRLSWELVIEYAQQMCAGLECSHARGVVHRDVKPGNFLIGKDGKLKLSDFGLASVAASRRITAAGKTAGTFLYMAPEQIRGEAVTPQTDLYALGCVLFELLTGRPPFVGATAAATLHMHCKQEPPRITETALECPATLESLVMRLLAKKPADRPASAAEVAQELRGVSQTVTVVTPTRKGSGSGRTVSNRPLTLDDDEDDSDGTVESIPAPATGGGSLWLTIAAFVFAGAMLLFATSLLDDRERADRFEAAWLQALNSVELPVRKQALHALSGAGGLSETGMQALVESLDDTNPDIREAAAYALGNTGAAARTYSARLLKIQKSDPIPQVRLAAEEALERIRSAPDEGFSAFSLALGLLLAGGIGGGAYVYTQRKSLTANTPHRRAVQTSR encoded by the coding sequence ATGACGTCACGATCTGAATCATCGAAGTCCTCCCGCTGGATCTGGCCGTTCGAGCTGCAGGAGCAGATCGGCGAAGGCGGTATGGGGCAAGTCTATCGGGCCCGCTATGTCCCACGGGACATCGAGGTGGCGCTGAAGATGCTGCCGGAGGACGTCACCGATGCCACCGCGCTGGCCCGCTTCGAGCGCGAGATGGAGGTGCTCAAGACGCTCAAGCACCCGAACATCGTTCGCTGCTTTGGAGGCGTGTGCGAAGACAAGCAGCGGTTCTACGCGATGGAGCTGGTTCCGGGCGGCTCGCTGGACGACATCCTCAAGGCGAAGAAGCGACTCTCCTGGGAGCTGGTGATCGAGTACGCGCAGCAGATGTGTGCCGGGCTCGAATGCTCACACGCGAGGGGAGTTGTTCATCGGGACGTCAAGCCGGGCAACTTCCTGATCGGCAAGGACGGCAAGCTGAAGCTGAGCGACTTCGGTCTGGCGAGTGTGGCGGCCAGTCGCCGCATCACGGCGGCGGGCAAGACGGCCGGGACGTTCCTGTACATGGCTCCCGAACAGATCCGCGGAGAAGCGGTCACGCCGCAGACCGATCTGTACGCTTTGGGGTGCGTGCTGTTCGAGTTGCTGACGGGGCGTCCTCCGTTTGTCGGTGCGACTGCTGCGGCAACGCTCCACATGCACTGCAAGCAGGAGCCACCGCGAATCACCGAGACCGCTCTGGAATGCCCGGCGACGCTCGAGTCGCTGGTGATGCGGCTGCTGGCGAAGAAGCCGGCCGATCGACCGGCCTCGGCAGCCGAGGTGGCGCAGGAGCTGCGGGGTGTTTCCCAGACCGTGACGGTCGTTACACCGACGCGGAAAGGAAGCGGAAGCGGCAGGACGGTCAGCAATCGTCCACTGACACTCGATGACGACGAGGATGATTCGGATGGAACGGTCGAGTCGATCCCCGCGCCGGCGACAGGGGGCGGGTCGCTCTGGCTGACGATCGCCGCATTTGTGTTCGCCGGGGCAATGCTGTTGTTTGCGACGTCGTTGCTGGACGACCGGGAACGGGCCGACCGGTTCGAGGCGGCATGGCTGCAGGCCCTCAACAGCGTGGAACTGCCGGTCCGCAAGCAGGCCCTCCATGCTCTGAGCGGAGCGGGGGGCCTGAGCGAAACCGGCATGCAGGCGCTCGTCGAGTCGCTGGACGACACGAATCCCGACATTCGAGAGGCGGCCGCGTATGCTTTGGGAAACACCGGCGCTGCAGCGCGGACTTACTCGGCACGACTGCTTAAAATCCAGAAGAGCGACCCGATCCCGCAGGTTCGCCTGGCCGCCGAGGAGGCCCTCGAGCGGATCAGATCGGCACCGGACGAAGGATTCTCGGCATTCTCGCTGGCGCTGGGACTGCTGCTGGCGGGGGGAATTGGTGGCGGCGCATACGTCTACACGCAGCGGAAGTCCTTGACCGCGAACACTCCACACAGGCGGGCCGTGCAAACTTCCCGATGA
- the hspQ gene encoding heat shock protein HspQ has protein sequence MIDINQQFPELEPARREPVYDPGDVIVHRRYGYRGVVVAVDPYCQADPGWYLSNKTQPDRNQPWYHVLVHDASHTTYVAEENLLPDDSSLPVRHPWLRRYFSDYDGHHYVRNDTPFMLE, from the coding sequence ATGATCGATATCAATCAGCAGTTTCCGGAACTGGAGCCGGCCAGACGCGAACCGGTCTATGATCCAGGCGACGTGATCGTGCATCGCCGATACGGCTATCGGGGCGTCGTCGTGGCGGTCGATCCGTACTGTCAGGCTGACCCGGGCTGGTATCTCTCGAACAAGACCCAGCCGGACCGCAATCAGCCGTGGTACCACGTGCTCGTGCACGATGCCTCGCATACGACCTATGTCGCCGAGGAGAACCTGCTGCCGGACGATTCCAGTCTGCCAGTGCGTCACCCCTGGTTGCGTCGCTACTTCTCCGATTACGACGGCCACCACTACGTCCGCAACGACACGCCGTTCATGCTCGAGTAG
- a CDS encoding HD domain-containing protein: MSREEDLALLREYTQSESLIRHMLAVEVAMRAYARHYGEDEEKWGTVGLLHDFDYERWPDPPDHPLKGAAILKERGYPDDVIYAIKSHADYLEDCPRVSLMDKALYACDELSGMITACALVRPGRLRGLTPRSVRKKMKQASFAAAIKRDDLTRGAEDLGVDFSEHVAFVIAAMQTIEEDLALVPDEEGN; this comes from the coding sequence ATGTCGCGCGAGGAGGACCTGGCGCTGCTGCGCGAGTACACGCAAAGCGAGAGTCTCATCCGGCACATGCTCGCCGTCGAAGTCGCCATGCGGGCCTATGCCCGTCACTACGGCGAAGACGAAGAGAAATGGGGCACGGTCGGACTGCTGCATGACTTCGACTACGAACGCTGGCCCGATCCGCCCGACCACCCACTCAAGGGGGCCGCCATCCTCAAAGAACGGGGCTATCCCGACGACGTCATCTACGCCATCAAGTCGCATGCCGACTACCTCGAAGACTGCCCCCGCGTCTCGCTGATGGACAAGGCCCTGTACGCCTGCGACGAGCTGAGCGGGATGATCACCGCCTGCGCACTGGTCCGGCCGGGCCGTCTGCGGGGACTGACGCCCAGGAGCGTTCGCAAGAAGATGAAGCAGGCGTCGTTCGCCGCCGCCATCAAGCGGGATGACCTCACCCGTGGTGCCGAGGATCTGGGCGTCGACTTCAGCGAACACGTTGCCTTCGTCATCGCCGCAATGCAGACGATCGAAGAGGACCTGGCGCTGGTTCCCGACGAGGAAGGCAACTAA
- a CDS encoding peroxiredoxin family protein has product MRMMTWISAMCLAVAGPALADDLAAPKVGEKAGDFTLSSLNGESVHFADMTEKGPVVLIMLRGWPGYQCPACQRQMGDFLKHADEFHKAGARVLMVYPGPKEGLKAHAEEFVGSTKFPKNVTMLLDPDYKLTTQYGLRWVAPNETAYPSTFVVGPDNTIRYAKVSQTHGGRAAADEVLAAVDKLQK; this is encoded by the coding sequence ATGCGGATGATGACCTGGATTTCGGCGATGTGTCTGGCGGTGGCGGGCCCTGCTCTGGCAGACGACCTGGCCGCGCCGAAAGTGGGTGAGAAAGCGGGCGACTTCACGCTCTCTTCACTCAATGGCGAAAGTGTCCACTTCGCCGACATGACGGAAAAGGGCCCCGTCGTTCTGATCATGCTGCGGGGCTGGCCCGGCTACCAGTGCCCCGCCTGCCAGAGGCAGATGGGAGACTTCCTCAAGCATGCCGATGAGTTCCACAAGGCAGGGGCTCGCGTGCTGATGGTTTACCCCGGACCGAAAGAGGGCCTGAAAGCGCACGCTGAGGAGTTCGTCGGCAGCACGAAGTTTCCGAAGAACGTCACGATGCTGCTCGACCCCGATTACAAGCTGACGACGCAGTACGGCCTGCGGTGGGTCGCCCCGAACGAAACGGCCTATCCGTCGACGTTCGTCGTCGGGCCGGACAACACGATCCGCTATGCAAAGGTCAGCCAGACGCACGGCGGTCGCGCCGCGGCCGATGAAGTCCTTGCAGCCGTCGACAAGCTGCAGAAGTAA
- a CDS encoding ArnT family glycosyltransferase: MPSADRPKHSSRPAAILAAGGLLWLLLFGTAFYAARLPNNPDFTRLDVWGAVPELLLDNIAPLPDENAPPSGWQYFPQRLDLMLVAGAILLGATALGHLLLRLIGAARLLRPLERFVLAAALGLSAWSLVTLLSGLAGLLGQGWFALVLSGSIVGEAVMLWRDHSSQCESKGNSLLQQRFLTEGTLGPTAILVVTPFVLAMLLGAMLPSTDFDVKEYHIEGPKEHFLAGRISFLPHNVYTSFPFLTEMLTLSSMVLRGDWDRGAQVGKVVLMAFAPLTGLGVYAAGCRWLSRTAGLFAAVLLLTTPWVYRISIIAYAEGGLAFYLFASWWTTCLASTVDVAEERDRWRLYLLAGLMAGSAAACKYPAVLTVVIPMGVVMLWLGWRRSASETGRAVRGLLSPAVLYSVGVFIAFGPWLLKNLAETGNPVYPLLYSVFGGADWNAELNAKWAAGHSAPWHVFAAGPVAIVKDLWGRLLDVVIWSDWQSVLLFGLAPLAFWYGRVSHPPGAERSRRVLLGLALYAAWLFLTWWGATHRIDRFWVPMLPIVALLGSAGLAALVDAAVALPVRLSQVVRSLLGLFILASVAFNLAFVTSPLSGYNAYLIDQDVARQQATTPSIAMLNALPLEEGEHVLLVGEAQVFDARVPVIYNTVFDRSIFEEWFGEDGEDVPSAERPLRPADEILGTLREHEVKYVFVNWDEVLRYRTTYGYTDFVHPQRIIDLQRQGVLRAVQDPAGMWMGVPLEQMSESKRRELEVWGPELIAGEGPGARVPLYQLFEVAAAAE, from the coding sequence ATGCCGTCCGCTGACCGACCGAAACATTCTTCACGGCCCGCGGCGATACTGGCAGCAGGAGGTCTGCTGTGGCTGCTACTGTTCGGCACGGCATTCTACGCAGCACGGCTGCCCAATAACCCGGATTTCACACGACTGGATGTCTGGGGAGCCGTTCCCGAACTGCTTCTGGACAACATCGCTCCGCTGCCGGACGAGAATGCCCCTCCCTCCGGCTGGCAGTACTTTCCCCAGCGGCTCGACCTGATGCTGGTGGCGGGAGCAATCCTGCTGGGGGCAACGGCGCTGGGGCATCTGCTGCTGCGGTTGATCGGTGCGGCTCGTCTGCTGCGACCGCTCGAGCGATTTGTGCTGGCGGCGGCACTAGGGCTCTCCGCCTGGTCGCTGGTGACGCTGCTGAGCGGACTGGCCGGACTACTCGGGCAAGGCTGGTTCGCGCTCGTGCTGTCCGGCTCGATCGTCGGTGAAGCGGTGATGCTGTGGCGCGACCACTCCAGCCAATGTGAATCGAAAGGGAATTCGCTACTGCAGCAGCGATTCCTTACGGAGGGGACGCTGGGGCCGACGGCTATTCTGGTGGTGACGCCGTTTGTCCTGGCGATGCTGCTCGGGGCGATGCTTCCTTCGACGGACTTCGATGTGAAGGAGTACCACATCGAGGGGCCGAAGGAGCACTTTCTGGCCGGGCGGATCTCCTTCCTGCCGCACAACGTCTACACAAGCTTCCCGTTTCTCACGGAGATGCTGACGCTCTCGTCGATGGTGCTGCGGGGAGACTGGGACCGCGGGGCGCAGGTGGGGAAGGTCGTGCTGATGGCGTTCGCTCCCCTGACGGGACTCGGAGTCTATGCCGCGGGCTGCCGGTGGTTGAGCAGAACCGCCGGTCTGTTCGCGGCTGTGCTGCTGCTGACGACGCCGTGGGTGTACCGCATCTCGATCATTGCGTACGCCGAAGGGGGGCTGGCGTTCTACCTGTTTGCCTCGTGGTGGACGACCTGCTTGGCATCGACGGTGGATGTCGCCGAAGAGCGAGACCGCTGGCGACTGTATCTGCTTGCCGGGCTGATGGCGGGAAGCGCGGCTGCCTGCAAGTACCCGGCGGTGCTGACGGTGGTGATCCCGATGGGAGTCGTCATGCTCTGGCTGGGCTGGCGACGATCGGCCTCCGAAACGGGGCGGGCCGTTCGCGGTCTGCTGTCACCGGCGGTTCTCTACTCGGTGGGAGTGTTCATTGCCTTCGGGCCGTGGCTGCTGAAGAACCTGGCCGAGACAGGCAATCCGGTCTACCCGCTGCTGTATTCGGTCTTTGGTGGAGCGGACTGGAACGCCGAGCTGAATGCCAAATGGGCCGCCGGTCACAGTGCACCGTGGCACGTCTTCGCGGCGGGGCCGGTGGCGATCGTGAAGGATCTGTGGGGACGGTTGCTGGACGTCGTCATCTGGAGCGACTGGCAGAGCGTGCTGTTGTTCGGCCTTGCGCCACTGGCCTTCTGGTATGGACGGGTCAGTCATCCACCGGGAGCAGAGCGGTCGCGGCGAGTGCTGCTGGGACTGGCTCTCTACGCGGCGTGGCTGTTTCTCACCTGGTGGGGCGCCACGCATCGAATTGACCGCTTCTGGGTGCCGATGCTGCCGATTGTCGCTCTGCTGGGCTCAGCCGGTCTGGCTGCACTGGTCGATGCGGCGGTCGCGCTGCCGGTGCGCCTGAGCCAGGTCGTACGGTCTCTGCTGGGCTTGTTTATCCTGGCGTCGGTGGCGTTTAACCTGGCGTTCGTCACCTCGCCGCTGTCGGGGTACAACGCGTACCTGATCGATCAGGACGTGGCCCGTCAGCAGGCAACAACACCAAGCATCGCGATGCTCAATGCACTGCCTCTGGAGGAGGGGGAGCATGTTCTGCTGGTCGGCGAAGCGCAGGTGTTCGATGCCCGCGTACCGGTGATCTATAATACGGTCTTCGACCGCTCGATCTTCGAGGAGTGGTTCGGAGAGGACGGGGAGGACGTGCCATCAGCAGAACGTCCCCTCAGGCCGGCCGACGAGATACTGGGGACGCTGCGTGAACACGAAGTGAAATACGTCTTCGTCAACTGGGACGAAGTTCTCCGTTACCGCACGACGTATGGCTACACCGACTTCGTGCATCCGCAGCGGATCATCGACCTGCAGCGGCAAGGCGTGCTGCGGGCGGTGCAGGACCCGGCCGGCATGTGGATGGGCGTGCCGCTCGAGCAGATGTCCGAATCGAAACGCCGCGAACTGGAAGTGTGGGGGCCGGAACTGATCGCAGGGGAGGGGCCTGGGGCCCGCGTGCCGCTGTATCAGCTCTTCGAGGTCGCTGCCGCCGCGGAGTAA
- a CDS encoding AAA family ATPase, whose translation MQDHVDIDGIRLHLGHPDQSPGEWIGQREILKQLLACWLVVDEKDLPLTPRLVGAPGIGKTTLGMAGARARDQELYIFQCTADTRPEDLLVTPVLADSGKIQYQASPLVTAMIRGGICVLDEGNRMNEKSWASLAPLLDYRRYVESIVAGITIKAHDDFRCAVTMNEDDSTFEIPDYILSRLQPTLTLGYPNRQDEMAILQYHLPFAEAEMLNLTVEFLQQSHELKLDFSTRDGINVLRYAIKRLASEPEHPLGKDDAWREALERCLGDEALDLESLANRKRQSLGGNAVPMGLADFFFDPSSPLHPDELDDEDEEDDDEMM comes from the coding sequence ATGCAAGACCATGTCGACATCGACGGCATCCGACTGCACCTCGGCCATCCCGATCAGTCGCCCGGCGAATGGATCGGCCAGCGCGAGATCCTCAAGCAACTGCTCGCCTGCTGGCTCGTCGTCGACGAGAAGGACCTGCCACTCACACCCCGGCTGGTGGGAGCCCCCGGAATCGGCAAGACGACGCTCGGCATGGCGGGTGCCCGCGCCCGCGATCAGGAGCTGTACATCTTCCAGTGCACCGCCGACACCCGGCCGGAAGACCTGCTGGTTACCCCCGTCCTGGCCGACAGCGGAAAGATTCAGTACCAGGCGTCGCCGCTGGTGACCGCGATGATCCGGGGCGGGATCTGCGTGCTCGACGAAGGCAACCGGATGAACGAGAAGTCGTGGGCCAGCCTGGCCCCGCTGCTCGACTACCGCCGCTATGTCGAGTCGATCGTCGCCGGCATCACCATCAAGGCCCACGACGATTTCCGTTGCGCCGTCACGATGAACGAGGACGACTCGACGTTCGAGATCCCCGACTACATCCTCAGCCGCCTGCAGCCGACGCTGACGCTCGGCTACCCCAACCGGCAGGACGAGATGGCGATTCTGCAGTATCATCTGCCGTTCGCCGAAGCCGAGATGCTCAATCTCACCGTCGAGTTCCTGCAGCAGTCGCACGAACTGAAGCTGGACTTCTCGACCCGCGACGGCATCAACGTGCTGCGTTACGCCATAAAGCGGCTTGCCTCCGAGCCGGAACACCCCCTGGGCAAGGACGACGCATGGCGGGAAGCCCTCGAGCGCTGCCTCGGCGACGAAGCGCTCGACCTCGAGTCGCTCGCCAACCGCAAGCGGCAGTCGCTCGGCGGCAATGCCGTCCCGATGGGACTGGCCGACTTCTTCTTCGACCCGAGCAGTCCGCTGCATCCGGACGAACTGGACGACGAAGATGAGGAAGACGACGACGAGATGATGTAA